GTTCCGGCATTTCCGGAGTTTGAAAATTTTCTGAATCTGGCCCAGGGTCTGGTTCACACTCCGGGACGAGGAATAGGGCCCGAAATACAGGGCCGCATCGTTCTGGATCCGCCGCACCCGCTGGATTGCGGGAAACGGCTCGTTCATGTCAATGCGCAGCAGCGGGTAATTTTTGCCGTCTTTGAGCAGCACATTATACCGGGGCCGGTATTCCTTGATCAAATTGGATTCCAGAATAAAAGCCTCGTGATCCGATGCCGTGATGATCACATCGAAATCCCGGACCATGGCCAGCAGAGCCGAGGTCTTGCCGTCCGGGTGGTCCTGCCGGGCAAAATAGGATCCCAGGCGTTTTTTCAGGTCCTTGGCTTTTCCCACATAAATGATTTTTTTCCGGGCGTCTTTCATCAGATACACCCCGGGGGCATGGGGGGCCTGATGGTATTTTTGTGTCAGATCAGCGCGCATCACCGGTTATCCGCCGTTAAAACGGCACCATGTCCGTGAGCTGCCGGATCTTGTCCCGAAACACCGCCGCCTGTTCAAACTCCAGGTTTTCCGCGGCTTTTTTCATCTTGTATTCCAGATCCCGGATCAGATCGTCCAGATTGATGTCATCCCCGTCATAAGCTTGAATATCTTCGTGCACCGAAGGTGTTTCCTGCCCGGAACCCGCCGTATCCGATGCCGGGTATTTAAACACGTTGAGTTGTTTTTGAATGGTGGCCGGCACGATATGATGGGCCTCATTATATGCTTGCTGGATTTTCCGGCGGCGCCGGGTCTCGGCCAGGGCTTTTTTCATGGACTTGGTTTCTTTTTGCGCATACATGATCACCCGGCCGTACACGTTCCGGGCGGCCCGGCCGAAAATCTGGATAAAGGACCGGAACGAGCGCAGAAAGCCCTCCTTGTCCGCATCCAGGATCGCCACCAGAGACACCTCGGGAATATCCAGGCCTTCCCTGAGCAGATTGATGCCGATGAGCACGTCAAACACCCCCCGGCGCAGATCCTGAATGATCTCGATACGTTCCATGGTTACGATGTCCGAGTGCAGGTATTTGACCTTGATGCCCAGATCCGCATAATATTCGGTCAAATCTTCGGCCATGCGCTTGGTCAGGGTGGTCACCAGGACCCGTTCATCCGCTTCCACCCGTTTGATGATTTCCTGGTACAGGTCATCCACCTGGGTTGTGGCATCTCTTACCTGGACTTTCGGATCCAGAAGCCCGGTGGGCCGGACAATCTGTTCCGCCACCCGGATGCCGGCCTTTTCCAGCTCATAGTCCGCAGGCGTGGCTGACACATAAATGATCCGGGAGGTGCGGGCCGAGAACTCATGAAAAGCCAGGGGCCGGTTGTCCACGGCCGAAGGCAGGCGGAACCCGTATTCCACCAGAGTCAGTTTCCGGGACCGGTCCGCCTTGTACATGCCTGCCAGCTGGGACACGGAAATATGGCTTTCATCAAAAAACAGCAGAAAATCATCGGGCATATAATCCAGCAAAGTGGGGGGCGGTTCTCCGGGATTCCGTCCGGTGAGATGCCGGGAATAGTTCTCGATGCCGGTGCAGTATCCGATCTCGTTGAGCATTTCCATGTCATACCGGGTCCGCTCTTCCAGACGCTGGGCCTCCACCAGCCGGTTATCGGCCCGAAGCTGGGCCAGCCGCTCTTCCAGTTCCGCAAAAATCGCTTCCACCGCCCGTTTCCGGGTCTGGCTTTTGGTCACATAATGGGAAGCCGGATAGATGGCGGTCTGGTCAAAGGTGTGAAGCACCTCTCCTTTGAGGGGATCGATCTCACAGATCTCCTCGATCACGTCCCCGAAAAAATCGATGCGAACGGCCCGGTCTTCCTCATATGCCGGAAAAACTTCCACCCGGTCTCCCCGGACCCGGAACACGCCCCGGTGAAAATCGGTATCATTTCTTGTGTACTGGATCTCCACCAGTTTCCGGATCAGCGTGTCTCTGGAGATCTCCATATCCCGGGCCAGGGTGATACGCAGATCCAGATAGTCTTCCGGCGCTCCCAGCCCGTAAATGCAGGACACCGACGCCACCACAATGACATCCCGCCGGGCCAGCACCGACCGGGTGGCGGAATGGCGCATCTTGTCGATGATGTCGTTGATGGAGGAATCTTTTTGAATATAGGTGTCGCTGGAAGGCACATAGGCCTCGGGCTGGTAATAATCGTAATAGGACACAAAATATTCCACGCAGTTGTCCGGAAACAGCAGCTTGAATTCATTGTACAGCTGGGCTGCCAGGGTTTTGTTGGGCGCGATGATCAGGCTGGGTTTTTCCACTTGGGCAATGATATTGGCCATGGTGAATGTCTTGCCGGACCCGGTCACCCCTAACAGCACCTGGTGCGGTTCGTTGGTCTTTACCCCTTGTGTCAGATATTCAATGGCCTTGGGCTGATCCCCGGTGGGAGAAAACGATGATTTCAGATGAAACAGACTCATGGATTTACAGGCCTTTCACTGCACGGGCGTTTCTTCGTCCGGCCGCCTGGGCCAGGCGCTGAGGACCCCCTGGAGCAGAATGGCCAAAGGAATGGCAAAGAACACCCCCCAGACCCCCCAGATCCCGCCGAAAAAAAGCACCGCCACGATAATGGCGATGGGATGCAGGTTCACCACCTCGGAAAACAGCAGCGGCACCAGCACATTGCCGTCCAGCATCTGGATCACCAGATAGGCCAGGATGATCCAGGCCAGGTCCCCGGTCCACCCGAACTGGAAGTACGCCACCAGGGCCACGGGAAAGGTCATGACCGCGGCCCCGATATAGGGCACCAGCACGGAAATCCCCACCAGAAACGCCAGAAGCAGGGAAAAGCTGAGTCCCATGAAAATAAATGTCAGGTAAGACGCGCCCCACACGATCAGAATTTCCCAGAACTTGCCCCGGATGAAATTGCCCAGCTGCACATCCACGCCCTGCCACACCCGGCTGGCCAGGCCCCGCTCCCGGGGCAGGTGCCGCCGGATCCATCCCATGAGTTTGTCCTTGTCCTTGAGAAAGAAAAACACCAGCAGCGGCATCAGCACGATATACACCACCAGGGTGATGACCCCCACCACCGACGACAGGGTCTGGCGCAGCATCTTGTCAGTGAAAAGCCCCGCCTCCCGCCGGATCTGATCCAGAATTTTTTCGATCTCCACCTCGCTGAAAATATTGGGATATTTTTCAGGCAGGGACAGAATCAGGGTCTGGGATGCACTGAGCATGTCCGGCACCTCCTGGAGCAGCTGGGTGGCCTGGCGGGTGAGAACCGGCAGCAGCCAGAACAGCAGGGCCAGCAGCACCAGAAAAAACACCAGAAACACAATCCCCACCGCCAGCATCCGGGGCGTCCCCACCCGCTGCAGCGGCTGGATCAACCCCTCCAGCAGATACGCGATGATCAGGCTGGCGATCACCGGCACCAGGTGCTCTCCGGCCAGCAGCACCGTGGCCAGCCCCACCACCAGAAACACCGCCAGAATCACCACCTGAGGGTCTGAAAAATACCGTCGAACCCAGTCCTTAATTACACCCATTCTTTGCCTCAACCGTTTAAAATCAATCTTTGCAGTCTATCCTGTTTTCATTTTTTTTTCCATCATTTTTCCTACAGAGAATTTCGCTATAGCCGGCCCAGGCACAAACAAAAAAGAGAACCATGCAATCCATAATGACATTGTATATCAGAATCCCATAAAAGCGTATTGACATAGTACCAAAAAGCGGTACTATATATACTATGAAAACAAAGTCCGCTGCCGGACACCGACAAAGGAGCTGTGTCAAGTATTCGAAAATGGCTGGAAAGAAATGGGGTGACACCATGATGAACCTGATGACGATAAACGGTTATAAAGCGATCATTCATTATGATCCGATTTTAGACAAATTTCGGGGAGAGTTTATAGGACTCAATGGGGGCGCTGACTTTTACGCAACCACCATTGAAGCTCTCAAAAAAGAGGGAAAAGCCTCTCTGAAAGTTTTTCTTGAAATGTGCGAAGAGGAGGGAATTCCACCGCTGAAAGAATATTCCGGCAAATTCAATTTGCGGGTGTCCCCAGAACTGCATGCACAGATCGCAGCAAGGGCGGCAGCAGAGGGAAAGAGCCTCAATCAATGCGTAAAAGACCTGCTCGGGGATGCAATTCATTCATAAAAATCAAAAACGAGTCAGCGGGAAAGCCGATATTGCTGAAAGAAGACACTGACAATGAAAATATTAATTCTCAACGGGAGTCCCCGGAAAAACGGCACCGTGGCCACACTCCTCAAAGCGGTGGCTGAGCCGATCACCAACAAACATGAAACCGAATGGATCGATGTGTGCAAACTTGACATGAAATTCTGCACCGCCTGCATGGCCTGCCGGGACAAAGGAACCTGCGTCCTGCCGGAAGATGACGCCCACCGGGTGGGCCAAAAAATTCAACAGGCAGATGCCCTGGTCATCGGCACTCCGACCCACTGGGGCAACATGTGCGCGCCGCTCAAACTTCTTTTTGACCGCAACGTGCCGGTGTTCATGGGGGAAAGCCCCAAGGGAATGCCGGAACCCAGGCAGAAAGGCAAACGTGCCGTTATCGTGACCGCCTGCACCACCCCCTGGCCGTTCAACTTCATTTTCCCGGAAAGTCGCGGCGCAATCCGGGCGGTCAAAGAAGTCCTGCATTACGGCGGGTACAAACTTGTGGGCACGATCACCAAACCCGGGACCAAAAAAACAAATGAGATCTCTTCATCCTTGATGGCAAAAGCGGAGCGGTTGGGGAAAAAACTCATCCCGTGATTTCCCCGCATTCTCCTGTTAAAACCGGCATTGAAAAAGGCCCTATTTGAGGAGTTAAAATGGCTGAAGACCGGCAGGACATCATTATTTACAACACCGTGGACGGGAAAGCGGCGGTATCGCTCTATGCCAAAGATAGCATGGTCTGGATGAACCAGAGCCAGCTGGCCGAACTTTTTGACACCTCCATGCCAAATATCAGCATACATATATCCAACATACTGAAGGAAAAAGAATTGGATGAAAATTCAGTTGTAAAGAATTACTTAACAACTGCCGCATAAATCATCCTGGACCGGGCCGACGCAGACAAACCCAACATAGCACTCACCTCCTGGCCATTCAATTTCATTTTTCCGGAAAGCAGAAGGTCCGTCCCTTCCTGGCGGTCAAAGAAGTCCTGCATTACGGCGGGTACAAGCTCGTAGACACGATAACCAGACCCGGCAACGATAAATCAAAGCAGATCTCTTCATCATTGATGGAAAAAGCGGGGCAGGCAATATTTCTTTACATAATCGGGGATTACTGATACGAAAAAATGGAATGAATTTTTGATTATTGGATCGGATACCTTCAAAAGATCTAAGATTCAGAGTTCAAGATATTTTGTTGTAGCCAGCAATTTTTAATTCCAAGAATTGAATTACATGCCCAAATATAGAAATAAAGTCAGATTAAAGAAATATCTATCAGGTCATAACAGGGCAGATAAATTGATAGAATTTCTTATTTTACATAACTACCCTGATGAGATTATTGAAACTGTAACAAAGGATGGTATAGATATTTTTGTGACTGCCTGGGAGGTGTCTGTCGAATTCATCGTTGCAGATCCTGATTATGAAGAATATGATTTTGATCTATCCAAAAGGACAGAACTCTATTTGGTTTTACAGCATACTCCTTCAGAACAGGTTCAAACATTTAAAAATCGAATAATGATTGCTG
The window above is part of the Desulfotignum phosphitoxidans DSM 13687 genome. Proteins encoded here:
- the uvrB gene encoding excinuclease ABC subunit UvrB: MSLFHLKSSFSPTGDQPKAIEYLTQGVKTNEPHQVLLGVTGSGKTFTMANIIAQVEKPSLIIAPNKTLAAQLYNEFKLLFPDNCVEYFVSYYDYYQPEAYVPSSDTYIQKDSSINDIIDKMRHSATRSVLARRDVIVVASVSCIYGLGAPEDYLDLRITLARDMEISRDTLIRKLVEIQYTRNDTDFHRGVFRVRGDRVEVFPAYEEDRAVRIDFFGDVIEEICEIDPLKGEVLHTFDQTAIYPASHYVTKSQTRKRAVEAIFAELEERLAQLRADNRLVEAQRLEERTRYDMEMLNEIGYCTGIENYSRHLTGRNPGEPPPTLLDYMPDDFLLFFDESHISVSQLAGMYKADRSRKLTLVEYGFRLPSAVDNRPLAFHEFSARTSRIIYVSATPADYELEKAGIRVAEQIVRPTGLLDPKVQVRDATTQVDDLYQEIIKRVEADERVLVTTLTKRMAEDLTEYYADLGIKVKYLHSDIVTMERIEIIQDLRRGVFDVLIGINLLREGLDIPEVSLVAILDADKEGFLRSFRSFIQIFGRAARNVYGRVIMYAQKETKSMKKALAETRRRRKIQQAYNEAHHIVPATIQKQLNVFKYPASDTAGSGQETPSVHEDIQAYDGDDINLDDLIRDLEYKMKKAAENLEFEQAAVFRDKIRQLTDMVPF
- a CDS encoding AI-2E family transporter, whose product is MGVIKDWVRRYFSDPQVVILAVFLVVGLATVLLAGEHLVPVIASLIIAYLLEGLIQPLQRVGTPRMLAVGIVFLVFFLVLLALLFWLLPVLTRQATQLLQEVPDMLSASQTLILSLPEKYPNIFSEVEIEKILDQIRREAGLFTDKMLRQTLSSVVGVITLVVYIVLMPLLVFFFLKDKDKLMGWIRRHLPRERGLASRVWQGVDVQLGNFIRGKFWEILIVWGASYLTFIFMGLSFSLLLAFLVGISVLVPYIGAAVMTFPVALVAYFQFGWTGDLAWIILAYLVIQMLDGNVLVPLLFSEVVNLHPIAIIVAVLFFGGIWGVWGVFFAIPLAILLQGVLSAWPRRPDEETPVQ
- a CDS encoding type II toxin-antitoxin system HicB family antitoxin, translated to MMNLMTINGYKAIIHYDPILDKFRGEFIGLNGGADFYATTIEALKKEGKASLKVFLEMCEEEGIPPLKEYSGKFNLRVSPELHAQIAARAAAEGKSLNQCVKDLLGDAIHS
- a CDS encoding flavodoxin family protein, which codes for MKILILNGSPRKNGTVATLLKAVAEPITNKHETEWIDVCKLDMKFCTACMACRDKGTCVLPEDDAHRVGQKIQQADALVIGTPTHWGNMCAPLKLLFDRNVPVFMGESPKGMPEPRQKGKRAVIVTACTTPWPFNFIFPESRGAIRAVKEVLHYGGYKLVGTITKPGTKKTNEISSSLMAKAERLGKKLIP